One segment of Mycolicibacterium baixiangningiae DNA contains the following:
- a CDS encoding threonine/serine exporter family protein: MADARDSAALQFVAGLGAAMASANYPVTLVRQTMITASRAYGLDNQFLALPNYVQVGNSESGQLSIAHPDRDLRFDQTFALATLITAAQRAEITPREGIAELERIWRTPMRYPAWIGVIGYALQSAGLSLVLQPAPLTLLLAVIFGAVVGVLCEVARHSDALSQLLPTVCAFVVSLAAFTAVEHLHLGDASLRALAPPLAAFLPGAAITLAVIELSTRQMVSGASRLVAGFMRIAQLAFGVLIAAQVAGLSDDHLITTSVNRIGPWAPWVGLLVYALGALLFFGPPSRFLPWMLLMLVTAYAGQLVGNAVLGGYASGFVGGLALTLAAFAISKRPGTPAAVSLILPGFWLLVPGSLGLMGVTEMMESDSTALFTATLISMISIALGVQSGLLVWRLVEQVGSTAPDS; encoded by the coding sequence ATGGCCGACGCCCGTGACTCCGCTGCCCTGCAGTTCGTCGCCGGTCTCGGCGCGGCGATGGCGTCGGCCAACTATCCGGTGACGCTGGTGCGCCAGACGATGATCACCGCGTCGCGCGCCTACGGACTGGACAACCAGTTCCTGGCCCTGCCCAATTACGTCCAGGTCGGCAACTCCGAGAGCGGTCAACTCTCCATCGCCCACCCCGACCGCGACCTGCGCTTCGACCAGACCTTCGCGCTGGCCACCTTGATCACCGCAGCGCAGCGTGCCGAGATCACACCACGAGAGGGCATCGCCGAACTCGAGCGGATCTGGCGCACCCCGATGCGCTACCCGGCGTGGATCGGGGTCATCGGGTATGCGCTGCAGTCCGCCGGCCTCTCGCTGGTTCTGCAGCCGGCTCCGCTGACGTTGCTCCTCGCGGTGATCTTCGGTGCAGTGGTCGGTGTGCTGTGCGAAGTCGCCCGCCACAGCGATGCGCTGTCCCAACTGCTTCCGACGGTCTGCGCGTTCGTCGTCTCGCTGGCGGCGTTCACCGCCGTCGAGCATCTGCACCTCGGGGACGCGAGCCTGCGAGCGCTCGCGCCGCCGCTGGCGGCGTTCCTGCCCGGTGCCGCGATCACCCTGGCGGTGATCGAACTGTCCACCCGCCAGATGGTGTCGGGCGCGAGCCGCCTCGTCGCGGGGTTCATGCGAATAGCCCAGCTGGCGTTCGGCGTCCTGATCGCCGCCCAGGTGGCCGGCCTGTCCGACGACCACCTGATCACGACCTCGGTCAATCGCATCGGACCATGGGCGCCCTGGGTCGGACTGCTGGTGTACGCGCTCGGCGCGCTGCTGTTCTTCGGACCGCCGTCGCGGTTCCTGCCGTGGATGCTGCTGATGCTGGTCACCGCCTACGCCGGCCAACTCGTCGGCAACGCGGTGCTGGGCGGTTACGCGAGTGGCTTCGTCGGCGGGCTGGCGTTGACGCTGGCCGCGTTCGCCATCTCCAAGCGGCCCGGTACGCCGGCGGCGGTGTCGCTGATCCTTCCGGGATTCTGGCTGTTGGTCCCGGGCTCGCTGGGCCTGATGGGCGTCACCGAGATGATGGAAAGCGACAGCACGGCGTTGTTCACCGCGACGCTGATCTCGATGATCTCGATCGCACTCGGCGTGCAGTCCGGCTTGTTGGTGTGGCGCCTGGTGGAACAGGTCGGCTCCACCGCCCCCGACAGTTGA
- the dop gene encoding depupylase/deamidase Dop — translation MQRIIGTEVEYGISSPSDPTANPILTSTQAVLAYAAAAGIQRAKRTRWDYEVESPLRDARGFDLSRASGPPPVVDADEVGAANMILTNGARLYVDHAHPEYSAPECTDPLDAVIWDKAGERVMEAAARHVASVPGAARLQLYKNNVDGKGASYGSHENYLMSRQTPFSAVIAGLTPHLVSRQVVTGSGRVGIGPSGDEPGFQLSQRSDYIEVEVGLETTLKRGIINTRDEPHADADKYRRLHVIIGDANLAETSTYLKVGATSLVLDLIEEGMDLSDLALARPVHAVHVVSRDPSLRATVALADGRELTALALQRIYLDRVAKLVDSRDPDPRASHVVETWANVLDLLERDPMECAEILDWPAKLRLLEGFRHRENLGWSAPRLHLVDLQYSDVRLDKGLYNRLVARGSMKRLVTEQQVLDAVDSPPTDTRAYFRGECLRRFGADIAAASWDSVIFDLGGDSLVRIPTLEPLRGSKAHVGALLDSVDSAVQLVEQLTAT, via the coding sequence ATGCAGCGGATCATCGGAACCGAGGTCGAATACGGAATCTCCTCACCGTCCGATCCGACCGCCAACCCGATCTTGACATCCACGCAGGCGGTGCTGGCCTACGCCGCGGCGGCCGGCATCCAGCGGGCCAAGCGCACCCGGTGGGACTACGAGGTGGAGTCGCCCCTTCGCGACGCCCGCGGCTTCGACCTGAGCCGCGCTTCGGGGCCGCCGCCGGTCGTCGACGCCGACGAGGTCGGTGCGGCCAACATGATCCTCACCAACGGCGCACGGCTCTACGTCGACCACGCCCACCCCGAGTACTCCGCCCCCGAGTGCACCGACCCCCTCGACGCGGTGATCTGGGACAAGGCCGGCGAACGGGTGATGGAGGCCGCCGCGCGGCACGTAGCGAGCGTGCCGGGCGCCGCCAGACTGCAGCTGTACAAGAACAACGTCGACGGCAAGGGCGCGTCCTACGGGTCGCACGAGAACTACCTGATGAGCCGGCAGACGCCGTTCTCCGCGGTGATCGCCGGACTCACCCCGCACCTGGTGTCCCGCCAGGTGGTCACCGGATCCGGCCGGGTGGGCATCGGCCCCTCGGGTGACGAACCCGGCTTTCAGTTGTCCCAGCGCTCCGACTACATCGAGGTCGAGGTCGGGCTGGAGACCACGCTCAAGCGCGGCATCATCAACACCCGCGACGAACCCCACGCCGACGCCGACAAATACCGGCGGCTGCACGTCATCATCGGCGACGCCAACCTGGCCGAGACGTCGACCTACCTCAAAGTGGGTGCCACCTCCCTGGTCCTCGACCTGATCGAGGAGGGGATGGACCTGTCGGACCTGGCGCTGGCCCGGCCGGTGCACGCCGTGCACGTCGTCAGCCGCGATCCGTCCCTGCGGGCGACGGTCGCACTCGCCGACGGCCGCGAACTGACCGCGCTGGCGTTGCAGCGCATCTACCTCGACCGGGTGGCCAAGCTGGTGGACTCGCGGGACCCCGATCCGCGGGCCTCCCACGTCGTCGAGACCTGGGCCAATGTGCTGGACCTGCTCGAGCGCGATCCGATGGAATGCGCCGAGATCCTCGACTGGCCGGCCAAACTGCGGCTGCTCGAGGGTTTCCGGCACCGGGAGAACCTCGGGTGGTCGGCGCCGCGGCTGCACCTGGTGGACCTGCAGTACTCCGACGTCCGGCTGGACAAGGGTCTGTACAACCGGCTGGTGGCCCGCGGGTCGATGAAGCGGCTGGTCACCGAGCAGCAGGTGCTCGACGCCGTCGACAGCCCGCCCACCGATACCCGCGCCTACTTCCGGGGCGAGTGCCTGCGCCGGTTCGGCGCCGATATCGCGGCGGCCAGCTGGGACTCGGTGATCTTCGACCTCGGCGGCGATTCGCTGGTGCGCATCCCGACGCTCGAACCGCTGCGCGGCAGCAAGGCGCATGTCGGGGCGCTGCTCGACTCGGTGGACAGCGCGGTCCAACTCGTCGAACAGCTCACCGCCACCTAG
- a CDS encoding ubiquitin-like protein Pup: MAQEQTKRGGGGGEDDDLSGGAGAGQERREKLTEETDDLLDEIDDVLEENAEDFVRAYVQKGGQ; the protein is encoded by the coding sequence ATGGCGCAGGAGCAGACCAAGCGTGGTGGTGGCGGCGGCGAGGACGACGACCTCTCCGGTGGCGCCGGCGCCGGGCAGGAGCGTCGCGAGAAGCTCACCGAGGAGACCGACGACCTGCTCGACGAGATCGACGACGTCCTCGAGGAGAACGCCGAGGACTTCGTGCGCGCATACGTCCAAAAGGGCGGACAGTGA
- the prcB gene encoding proteasome subunit beta — protein MTWPHLQQLALPDLSRVDPSRPTTRGVPSVSMDLSSFSDMLRRQAPHLLPFAGDVAVTPTDAVPHGTTIVALKFPGGVVMAGDRRATQGNMIASRDVQKVYITDDYTATGIAGTAAIAVEFARLYAVELEHYEKLEGVALTFAGKVNRLATMVRGNLGAALQGFVALPLLAGFDLDDPDPQAAGRIVSFDAAGGHNLEEEGYQSVGSGSIFAKSSMKKLYHQVTDADSALRVAVESLYDAADDDSATGGPDLVRGIFPTAVLITADGAEEVSQERIAGLAREVIQNRSRADTFGPDAHAPRGTDS, from the coding sequence GTGACCTGGCCGCATCTCCAGCAGCTGGCCCTTCCTGATCTTTCCCGCGTCGACCCGTCCCGCCCTACGACCCGAGGGGTCCCTTCCGTCTCCATGGATTTGTCGTCCTTCTCCGACATGCTGCGCCGCCAGGCGCCCCACCTGTTGCCGTTCGCCGGTGACGTGGCGGTGACACCCACCGACGCGGTGCCGCACGGCACCACCATCGTCGCGCTGAAGTTCCCCGGCGGCGTGGTGATGGCCGGTGACCGCCGCGCCACCCAGGGCAACATGATCGCCAGCCGCGACGTGCAGAAGGTGTACATCACCGACGATTACACTGCGACCGGCATCGCCGGCACCGCCGCCATCGCGGTGGAGTTCGCCCGCCTCTACGCCGTCGAGCTCGAACACTACGAGAAGCTCGAAGGTGTGGCGCTGACGTTCGCAGGCAAGGTCAACCGGCTCGCCACCATGGTGCGCGGCAATCTCGGTGCGGCACTGCAGGGTTTCGTGGCGTTGCCACTGCTGGCCGGGTTCGATCTCGACGATCCCGACCCGCAGGCCGCGGGCCGCATCGTGTCGTTCGACGCCGCCGGTGGGCACAACCTCGAAGAAGAGGGCTACCAGTCGGTGGGGTCGGGCTCGATCTTCGCCAAGTCCTCGATGAAGAAGCTCTACCACCAGGTGACCGACGCCGATTCGGCGCTGCGCGTGGCGGTCGAGTCGCTCTACGACGCGGCCGACGACGACTCCGCCACCGGCGGGCCCGATCTGGTGCGCGGCATCTTCCCGACCGCCGTGCTGATCACCGCCGACGGCGCCGAAGAGGTCAGCCAGGAGCGGATCGCCGGGCTGGCCCGCGAAGTCATCCAGAACCGTTCCCGCGCCGATACTTTCGGCCCTGACGCGCATGCGCCGCGAGGTACAGATTCGTGA
- the prcA gene encoding proteasome subunit alpha, with protein sequence MSFPYFISPEQAMRERSELARKGISRGRSVVALAYADGVLFVAENPSRSLQKVSELYDRVGFAAVGRFNEFNNLRSGGIRFADTQGYAYSRRDVTGRQLANVYAQTLGTIFTEQAKPYEVELCVAEVAHFGESKAPELYRITYDGSIADEPHFVVMGGTTEPIIAKLNDSYTENAELADAVRIAVDALESSGNGSEPRTLGPSTLEVAILDVNRPRRAFRRITGPALESLLPQRASEESADADATEKPAE encoded by the coding sequence GTGAGCTTTCCGTATTTCATCTCGCCGGAGCAGGCGATGCGCGAGCGTTCGGAGCTCGCACGCAAGGGCATCAGCCGCGGCCGCAGCGTGGTGGCCCTGGCATACGCCGACGGTGTGTTGTTCGTCGCGGAGAACCCGTCGCGCTCGCTGCAGAAGGTCAGCGAACTCTACGACCGCGTCGGCTTCGCCGCCGTCGGGCGCTTCAACGAGTTCAACAACCTGCGCAGCGGCGGCATCCGGTTCGCCGACACGCAGGGCTACGCCTACTCGCGCCGCGACGTGACCGGCAGACAGCTGGCCAACGTCTACGCGCAGACCCTCGGCACCATCTTCACCGAACAGGCCAAGCCCTACGAAGTGGAATTGTGCGTGGCCGAGGTGGCCCACTTCGGTGAGTCGAAAGCGCCGGAGCTGTACCGGATCACCTACGACGGATCCATCGCCGACGAACCGCATTTCGTGGTGATGGGCGGGACCACCGAGCCGATCATCGCCAAGCTCAACGACTCCTACACCGAGAACGCCGAACTCGCCGACGCGGTCCGCATCGCCGTCGACGCGCTCGAGTCCAGCGGTAACGGGTCCGAGCCGCGCACGCTCGGCCCATCGACCCTCGAAGTGGCGATCCTCGACGTGAACCGGCCCCGCCGGGCGTTCCGTCGCATCACCGGGCCCGCGCTGGAATCGCTTCTGCCGCAGCGTGCTTCCGAGGAGTCCGCGGATGCGGATGCTACGGAGAAGCCCGCCGAATAG